From the Misgurnus anguillicaudatus chromosome 17, ASM2758022v2, whole genome shotgun sequence genome, one window contains:
- the LOC129451638 gene encoding gamma-crystallin M2-like, giving the protein MGRVIFYEDRNFQGRSYECNSDCADMSSYLSRCHSCRIENGCFMMYDRPNYMGNQYFFKRGEYADYMSMFGMNDCIKSCRMIPMHRGSYRMRIYERENFMGQMYEMMDDCDNIMDRYRMSQCQSCHVMDGHWLMYEQPHYRGRMWYARPGEYRSFSNMGGMRFMSMRRIMDSWY; this is encoded by the exons ATGGGCAGA GTCATCTTCTACGAAGACAGGAACTTTCAGGGTCGCTCTTATGAGTGTAATAGCGACTGTGCTGATATGTCCTCCTATCTGAGCCGCTGTCACTCATGCAGGATCGAGAATGGATGCTTCATGATGTACGACCGTCCTAACTACATGGGAAACCAGTATTTCTTTAAGAGGGGCGAGTACGCCGATTACATGTCTATGTTCGGAATGAATGACTGCATCAAATCCTGTCGTATGATCCCTATG CACAGAGGATCCTACAGAATGAGGATCTATGAGAGGGAGAACTTCATGGGTCAGATGTACGAGATGATGGATGACTGTGACAACATCATGGACCGCTACCGCATGTCTCAGTGTCAGTCCTGTCATGTGATGGACGGTCACTGGCTCATGTATGAGCAGCCTCACTACAGAGGCAGGATGTGGTACGCAAGGCCTGGAGAGTACAGGAGCTTCAGCAATATGGGTGGCATGAGATTCATGAGCATGAGGCGTATCATGGATTCCTGGTACTAA
- the LOC129452312 gene encoding gamma-crystallin M2-like yields MKLKQTRNSWTVKVFFSMYERQQSVNQNQLLLCGTTEDQPAQPQTWARSLTLILNFQVIFYEDRNFQGRSYECNSDCSDMSSYLSRCHSCRVESGCFMMYDHPNYMGHQYFFKRGEYADYMSMFGMSNWIRSCRMIPMHRGSYRMRIYERENFMGQMYEMMDDCDNIMDRYRMSQCQSCHVMDGHWLMYEQPHYRGRMWYARPGEYRNFSNMGGMRFMSMRRIMDSWY; encoded by the exons ATGAAGCTGAAACAAACAAGAAACAGCTGGACAGTAAAGGTGTTCTTCAGCAT GTACGAGCGACAGCAGTCAGTTAACCAGAATCAGCTTCTTCTCTGTGGAACTACTGAAGATCAGCCAGCACAACCACAAACATGGGCAAG GTCACTAACATTAATTCTGAATTTTCAGGTCATCTTCTACGAGGACAGGAACTTTCAGGGTCGCTCTTACGAGTGTAATAGCGACTGTTCTGACATGTCCTCCTATCTGAGCCGCTGTCACTCCTGTAGAGTAGAGAGTGGATGCTTCATGATGTACGATCATCCAAACTACATGGGACACCAGTATTTCTTTAAGAGGGGCGAGTACGCTGATTACATGTCTATGTTTGGAATGAGCAACTGGATCAGATCCTGCCGTATGATCCCCATG CACAGAGGATCCTACAGAATGAGGATCTATGAGAGGGAGAACTTCATGGGTCAGATGTACGAGATGATGGACGACTGTGACAACATCATGGACCGCTACCGCATGTCTCAGTGTCAGTCCTGTCATGTGATGGACGGTCACTGGCTCATGTATGAGCAGCCTCACTACAGAGGCAGGATGTGGTACGCAAGGCCTGGAGAGTACAGGAACTTCAGCAATATGGGTGGCATGAGATTCATGAGCATGAGGCGTATCATGGATTCCTGGTATTAG
- the LOC129452313 gene encoding gamma-crystallin M2-like yields the protein MGKVIFYEDRNFQGRSYECMSDCSDMSSYLSRCHSCRVESGCFMMYDHPNYMGNQYFFKRGEYADYMSMFGMSNWIRSCRMIPMHRGSYRMRIYERENFMGQMYEMMDDCDNIMDRYRMSQCQSCHVMDGHWLMYEQPHYRGRMWYVRPGEYRNFSNMGGMRFMSMRRIMDSWY from the exons ATGGGCAAG gTCATCTTCTATGAGGACAGGAACTTTCAGGGTCGCTCTTATGAGTGTATGAGCGACTGTTCTGACATGTCCTCCTATCTGAGCCGCTGTCACTCATGTAGAGTAGAGAGCGGATGCTTCATGATGTACGATCATCCAAACTACATGGGAAACCAGTATTTCTTTAAGAGAGGCGAGTACGCCGATTACATGTCCATGTTTGGAATGAGCAACTGGATCAGATCCTGCCGTATGATCCCCATG CACAGAGGATCCTACAGAATGAGGATCTATGAGAGGGAGAACTTCATGGGTCAGATGTACGAGATGATGGATGACTGTGACAACATCATGGACCGCTACCGCATGTCTCAGTGTCAGTCCTGTCATGTGATGGACGGTCACTGGCTCATGTATGAGCAGCCTCACTACAGAGGCAGGATGTGGTACGTCAGGCCTGGAGAGTACAGGAACTTCAGCAATATGGGTGGCATGAGATTCATGAGCATGAGGCGTATCATGGATTCCTGGTATTAG